Part of the Roseobacter litoralis Och 149 genome, GAGATGAATTAACGGGCATCTTACCCTTTGACCAAAAACTGATCGGAAATCCGCTACTGCCTGCAATCCACGGTGGGGTCACTGCCGCTTTTCTCGAAGTGAGCGCCATCATCACGCTGAGTTGGACCTACCTGTGGGAAGACGTGGAATCAGGTGCAATAGACGCCAAGGGATTGGCCAGTGGTGGCATGCCCCGCTTGCCAAAAACCATCGATATATCCACGGATTATTTAAGGTCGGGACTGCCGCGCGACGCTTATGCACGGGCGCGGATCGTTCGGTCAGGTCGGCGTTATGCCTCTGTGCATGTTGAGGCTTGGCAAGACAACCGCGACCGTCTTTTCGCGCAAGCCACAGGTCATTTTCTGATGCCGGACCGTCGTGACGCCTGATCCTGTATCCTCTGCACGCGATGAAATCAGCCACAGACGAGTTCTGAAAATTGCCCTGCCCATTGTGTTATCAAATGCAACGGTTCCGATTTTGGGCGCTGTTGACGTCGGTGTCGTTGGGCAAATGGGCGAAGCGGCACCGATTGGTGCCGTGGCCTTGGGTGCGATCATCCTGTCCACGATCTACTGGATTTTCGGTTTTTTGCGCATGGGGACTGTTGGGCTGGTGGGGCAGGCCGAAGGGGCAGGCGACAAGGCCGAAGTGTCCGCATGGCTGACACGCGCATTGGTCGTGGCCCTTGCGGGCGGTGTGCTGCTGATTATCTCGCAGCCGCTGATCTTCTGGTCCGCGCTGCGGCTGGCGCCTGCCAGTGACGAGGTGGAAAGCCTCGCGCGCCAGTATCTGGCAATCCGCATCTGGACAGCGCCTGCCGCGATTGCGGTTTTTGCCCTCACCGGCTGGCTGGTCGCGATGGAAAAGACGGCGGGCGTCTTTTGGGTTCAACTCACGATGAATGGCGTCAATGTGGTTCTGGATCTGGTTTTTGTGCTGGTGCTCGACTGGGGTGTTCCGGGTGTCGCAGCGGCAACCGTCATTGCCGAGATTACTGGCTGCGCCTTGGGTCTTTGGTTTTGCCGTGCGGCCTTTAAACGCCCGGATTGGCGCGATTGGCCCCGTATTTTCGACCGCACCAAGCTGATCCGCATGGCGCTTTTGAACACGGATATTTTTCTGCGCTCGCTGATGCTGATGATCATCTTTTCGTCCTTCGTCTTTATTGGCGCGCGTTTCGGAGACGTGACGCTGGCCGCCAATGAAGTGCTCATTCAGTTCATGTATATCACGGCCTATGCGATGGATGGTTTCGCCTTTACGGCGGAAACGCTGATCGCGCGGGCCTATGGTCTGGGTAAACGCAGCCATGTGCGGCGCAGCGTCATCGTCACCTCGTTCTGGGGGATGGTTGTCTGTGTCACCGCTGCTTTGGGCTTTGCGCTGGCCGGGGGCTGGATCATTGACGTGATGGCCAAGGATGCCGATGTGCAGCGTGTCGCGCGCGAATTCCTGCCCTATATGATCGCCGCGCCCATTGTGGGCTGCGCGGCATGGATGCTTGATGGCATTTTCATTGGGGCGACGCGGGGTCGTGACATGCGCAACATGATGGCGCTGAGTTTTGCGTCATATTGGCTTGCTATCCTCGTGCTGCTGCCGATCTGGGGCAATCACGGGCTTTGGGTGGCCTTGCTGATCTCTTTTGCGGTGCGTGGCCTTACATTGGGCGCACGGTACCCAGCCCTTGAACGCCACGCGAGCAAGGCAGGTTAGGCCGCGTTGAGCCAGCGGTCGCGATCCGTGCCACAGGCCTCTGCCACGGATGCAAACCCGTCGCGTGCAAGCAGATCATCAAGGTCGCGGACGATGTCGCCAACCAGCGACAGCCCGCCATAAACCAACCCAGTATATAGCTGCACCGCAGTGGCACCGGCGCGGATTTTGGCGTAGGCCTGCGCGCCACTTGCAACACCGCCGACACCGATCAGTGGCAAGGTTGTTGCTGCGGAAAGCTGTGCGAGCACGCGCGTTGATTTCTCAAAAAGGGGCTGGCCAGACAACCCACCCGCCTGCGTTTTATGGGGCCCATGCAACCCATCGCGATCCAACGTGGTGTTGGTTGCGATGATCGCATCCACGCCCGCGTTCTGCGCAACGGTGGCAATATCGCGGATCTCGGGCAGGGTCAGGTCCGGCGCGATTTTCAGAAACACCGGAATGTCGCCCCGCACGTCCATCACGCCTTCAAGCAGCGCGGCAAGGGCGGCGGGCCCTTGCAGGTCGCGCAGTTTCTCGGTGTTGGGAGAGGATACATTGACCGTCGCGAAAGACACATGCGCTTTGAAGCGCTGCATCACAACGGCGAAATCGGCGGCGCGGTCCTCGCTGGTCTTGTTCGCGCCGAGATTGATGCCGACGGGCACAGCGCATTCTGCGTTTGTCAGTCGCCCGGCGATGGCGTCCATCCCATCGTTGTTGAACCCAAAGCGGTTGATGGCGGCGGCGTCTTGCTTGAGGCGGAAGAGGCGTGGCTTTGGGTTGCCGGGTTGGGGCAGGGGCGTGGCCGCGCCCACCTCAATGAACCCGAAACCAGCCTTGCCAAGCGGGCAAACGGCTTGGGCATTCTTGTCAAAGCCCGCCGCCAGCCCGACCGGATTTGCCAGATCCATGCCTGCCAAGCGCACGCGCAGACGGTCCGATGTGATCGGCCCCGGCTGACTGGCAAGCCCCGCATTGAGCGCTGCAAGGGCAAGGCCGTGCGCCCTTTCCGGGTCCATGTTCTGCAAAACCGCAAGGCCTGCCTTTTCGGCGAGCCGTTTCATGCGCAGGCCTCGTCCAGCCCGGCTGGAAACTGGTGCACGCCATCCACGAGGGGCAACGGCACCGCCCAGAGGACATCACCAAGGCGCAGCTTGCGGTATAGATGCGGGAACCGCTGATCGCCCCGCGACACCTCCCATTTCAGGTCGGCGCCCAATTTTTCAGCATCCACCGCCAATAGGTACAAATCCGACGCACCCGCGAAGTGTTTCACGGCTGTTTCCCCTGCCTGTTGCGCGGTCGAGAAATGCACATATCCATCCGCGATATCTATG contains:
- a CDS encoding PaaI family thioesterase, which encodes MRAPRRAPEPVQVIKQRRDATLRALVDGVPYIQFLGIEFERRGDELTGILPFDQKLIGNPLLPAIHGGVTAAFLEVSAIITLSWTYLWEDVESGAIDAKGLASGGMPRLPKTIDISTDYLRSGLPRDAYARARIVRSGRRYASVHVEAWQDNRDRLFAQATGHFLMPDRRDA
- a CDS encoding MATE family efflux transporter, translating into MTPDPVSSARDEISHRRVLKIALPIVLSNATVPILGAVDVGVVGQMGEAAPIGAVALGAIILSTIYWIFGFLRMGTVGLVGQAEGAGDKAEVSAWLTRALVVALAGGVLLIISQPLIFWSALRLAPASDEVESLARQYLAIRIWTAPAAIAVFALTGWLVAMEKTAGVFWVQLTMNGVNVVLDLVFVLVLDWGVPGVAAATVIAEITGCALGLWFCRAAFKRPDWRDWPRIFDRTKLIRMALLNTDIFLRSLMLMIIFSSFVFIGARFGDVTLAANEVLIQFMYITAYAMDGFAFTAETLIARAYGLGKRSHVRRSVIVTSFWGMVVCVTAALGFALAGGWIIDVMAKDADVQRVAREFLPYMIAAPIVGCAAWMLDGIFIGATRGRDMRNMMALSFASYWLAILVLLPIWGNHGLWVALLISFAVRGLTLGARYPALERHASKAG
- a CDS encoding quinone-dependent dihydroorotate dehydrogenase, with protein sequence MKRLAEKAGLAVLQNMDPERAHGLALAALNAGLASQPGPITSDRLRVRLAGMDLANPVGLAAGFDKNAQAVCPLGKAGFGFIEVGAATPLPQPGNPKPRLFRLKQDAAAINRFGFNNDGMDAIAGRLTNAECAVPVGINLGANKTSEDRAADFAVVMQRFKAHVSFATVNVSSPNTEKLRDLQGPAALAALLEGVMDVRGDIPVFLKIAPDLTLPEIRDIATVAQNAGVDAIIATNTTLDRDGLHGPHKTQAGGLSGQPLFEKSTRVLAQLSAATTLPLIGVGGVASGAQAYAKIRAGATAVQLYTGLVYGGLSLVGDIVRDLDDLLARDGFASVAEACGTDRDRWLNAA
- a CDS encoding DUF952 domain-containing protein, translating into MIILKIFRASEWEALQNAGETAGAPIDIADGYVHFSTAQQAGETAVKHFAGASDLYLLAVDAEKLGADLKWEVSRGDQRFPHLYRKLRLGDVLWAVPLPLVDGVHQFPAGLDEACA